Proteins encoded together in one Thermococcus celericrescens window:
- a CDS encoding S8 family serine peptidase encodes PTADGRLKPEVVAPGVDIIAPRASGTSMGTPIDNYYTKASGTSMATPHVAGLAALILQAHPTWSPDKIKTALIETADIVKPDEIADIAYGAGRVNVYRAINYDNYAKLVFTGSVADKGSATHAFDISGATFVTATLYWDNSASDLDLYLYDPNGNQVDYSYTAYYGFEKVGYYNPAAGTWTIKVVSYSGAANYQVDVVSDGSLSQSSGTTPSPSPTPTTDSQTFSGSVHDFWDTSDSFTMTVNSGATKITGDLTFDTSAHDLDLYLYDPNGSIVDRSETSNSYEHVEYLNPAPGTWKFLVYAYSTSGWASYRLDVVVYYG; translated from the coding sequence ACCGACGGCAGATGGCAGGCTCAAGCCAGAAGTCGTTGCCCCGGGTGTTGACATCATAGCTCCCCGCGCCAGCGGAACCAGCATGGGCACCCCGATAGACAACTACTACACCAAGGCCTCCGGTACGAGCATGGCCACTCCCCACGTTGCGGGCCTTGCGGCCCTCATACTCCAGGCCCACCCGACTTGGAGCCCGGACAAGATAAAGACCGCCCTCATCGAGACCGCCGACATAGTCAAGCCCGACGAGATAGCGGACATCGCCTACGGTGCCGGTAGGGTGAACGTGTACAGGGCCATAAACTACGACAACTACGCCAAGCTCGTCTTCACCGGTTCAGTTGCCGACAAGGGAAGCGCCACCCACGCCTTCGATATCAGCGGCGCGACCTTCGTCACGGCCACGCTCTACTGGGACAACAGCGCGAGCGACCTTGACCTCTACCTCTACGACCCCAACGGAAACCAGGTGGACTACTCATACACCGCCTACTACGGCTTCGAAAAGGTCGGCTACTACAACCCCGCCGCGGGAACCTGGACGATTAAGGTCGTCAGCTACAGCGGTGCAGCCAACTACCAGGTCGACGTCGTCAGCGACGGCTCTCTGAGCCAGTCCAGCGGAACCACTCCCTCCCCCAGCCCGACACCGACCACCGACAGCCAGACCTTCTCTGGTTCCGTCCACGACTTCTGGGACACCAGCGACAGCTTCACCATGACCGTCAACAGCGGCGCGACCAAGATAACCGGAGACCTGACCTTCGACACCAGCGCCCACGACCTCGACCTCTACCTCTACGACCCCAATGGCAGCATTGTTGACCGCTCTGAAACCTCCAACAGCTACGAGCACGTTGAATACCTCAACCCAGCACCGGGAACCTGGAAGTTCCTTGTTTACGCCTACAGCACCTCAGGCTGGGCCAGCTACCGGCTCGACGTCGTTGTCTACTACGGCTGA
- a CDS encoding prenyltransferase/squalene oxidase repeat-containing protein produces MRRILGAALILMIIGLSLPMGSAKIEPYVYKPTVPETAFAVLALYRTGDYDKVLEGCEWLVALKTPFDSWGMAYGEEHMAKYTAMAMLALMRGENIARGRYRDVLNGAAYWLIYKQNPDGSWEDYTGTALAVIALKEFLNGYINENLTGFEKQVRDAINRGEGWLIEAKPKTDAERIFGYLALGKRDELEKMGAEGELKAYRAFALAYLGEKVELSDDFESTGAIAMALYSTGDEKYRRELLEKEHFGFWGVLHYRVLDLLSVSKVGGFEDLRGIACPYLGKITPGDDWERVILADYYLLCNMTPELPSNYSGLFPWQVAEIARVKALLGENYSDEVGYLLSTARNGVWKDFYNTAYVVWVLRELNVSHDYGASLSYLSNNLTWMLKTKDPKTGNPVYYNVPTYYFAYGLIVFSEFGMEKELNETLNLLAERQYPNGAFPYTPGSVAGLTSTAKTVWALRQAGLVNMTAYTKGVSFLRDVLYADIPKTTVEGGVARLTNATFLLIGDGRYVGNLTDEAKVSELDGYVVIYPSQNPVMISAYVVKGFRAAEGVGENDKIAYLYIGAGAVLIAMAVLIMRRKERGGEREKK; encoded by the coding sequence ATGAGGCGGATTCTAGGGGCAGCGCTCATCCTGATGATCATCGGATTATCCCTCCCGATGGGGAGCGCTAAAATCGAGCCGTACGTTTACAAGCCCACCGTTCCCGAAACTGCCTTTGCGGTTCTTGCCCTTTACCGAACCGGGGACTATGATAAGGTTCTTGAGGGGTGCGAATGGCTCGTGGCGTTGAAGACGCCCTTTGATTCATGGGGAATGGCCTACGGGGAAGAACACATGGCAAAGTACACCGCAATGGCCATGCTGGCCCTTATGCGCGGTGAAAACATCGCCAGAGGCCGTTACCGTGATGTTCTTAACGGCGCCGCATACTGGCTGATATACAAGCAGAATCCCGACGGCTCGTGGGAGGACTACACCGGAACGGCGCTTGCGGTTATTGCGCTCAAGGAATTCCTGAACGGGTACATCAACGAAAACCTTACGGGGTTCGAAAAGCAGGTGAGAGATGCCATAAACCGTGGAGAGGGCTGGCTGATAGAGGCCAAGCCAAAAACCGATGCAGAGCGGATATTCGGCTACCTGGCCCTTGGAAAAAGGGACGAACTTGAAAAGATGGGCGCCGAAGGCGAGCTGAAAGCCTACCGCGCCTTTGCCCTGGCCTACCTCGGGGAGAAGGTTGAGCTCAGCGACGATTTTGAATCCACCGGGGCCATAGCGATGGCCCTGTACTCCACCGGGGATGAGAAGTACCGCAGGGAACTGCTCGAAAAGGAACACTTCGGATTCTGGGGCGTTCTCCACTACCGCGTTCTCGACCTGCTGAGTGTTTCCAAGGTAGGGGGCTTTGAAGACCTGAGGGGCATCGCGTGTCCGTATCTCGGGAAGATAACCCCTGGAGACGACTGGGAAAGGGTAATCCTGGCCGATTACTACCTGCTCTGCAACATGACCCCAGAGCTTCCCTCCAACTATTCCGGGCTGTTTCCGTGGCAGGTTGCCGAGATTGCCCGGGTGAAAGCCCTCCTCGGGGAAAACTACTCGGACGAGGTGGGCTATCTTCTAAGCACTGCCAGAAACGGGGTCTGGAAGGACTTTTACAACACCGCGTACGTGGTGTGGGTGCTCAGGGAACTGAACGTCAGCCACGACTACGGCGCCTCTCTCAGCTACCTCTCAAACAACCTCACCTGGATGCTCAAAACGAAGGATCCAAAAACTGGAAACCCCGTTTATTACAACGTCCCCACATACTACTTCGCATATGGCCTCATAGTCTTCAGCGAGTTTGGAATGGAGAAGGAGCTCAACGAAACCCTGAACCTGCTCGCGGAAAGGCAGTACCCCAACGGCGCGTTTCCATACACCCCCGGCTCGGTGGCGGGACTAACCTCCACCGCAAAGACCGTCTGGGCACTCCGGCAGGCGGGACTTGTGAATATGACCGCATACACCAAGGGTGTTTCATTCCTCAGGGATGTCCTCTACGCTGATATTCCAAAGACCACCGTGGAGGGCGGCGTGGCGAGGCTGACCAACGCCACCTTCCTGCTAATCGGGGACGGAAGGTACGTTGGGAATCTAACGGACGAGGCCAAGGTGTCCGAGCTGGACGGCTACGTGGTGATATACCCCTCCCAGAATCCAGTAATGATAAGTGCCTACGTGGTAAAAGGCTTTAGGGCGGCAGAGGGGGTCGGAGAGAACGACAAAATCGCGTACCTGTACATCGGTGCGGGTGCTGTTCTGATAGCCATGGCAGTGCTCATCATGAGAAGAAAAGAACGCGGAGGGGAGAGGGAGAAGAAATAA
- the bpsA gene encoding N(4)-bis(aminopropyl)spermidine synthase, with protein MREIVEKVREKTSIPVYERTVENVLSAIQASRDVWRIVDLSEEPLPLVVAVVTALHELGYVAFDGPSVVLTQSGRKLVEKYGIGARKDYTCSHCEGKTVELDAFSDLLEQFKEIVKDRPQPKHDFDQAYVTPETTVARIALMHTRGDLENKEVFVLGDDDLTSIALMLSGLPKRIAVLDIDERLVKFIEKTADELGYENIEMFTFDLREPLPDYALHKFDTFITDPPETVDAIRAFVGRGIATLKGPGCAGYFGITRRESSLDKWREIQRVLLNEFGVVITDIIRNFNEYVNWGYEEETRAWKLLPVKVKPSYNWYKSYMFRIQTLEGSKGFEEKIEIGDELYNDEEASTT; from the coding sequence ATGAGGGAGATAGTGGAGAAGGTTAGGGAGAAGACGAGCATCCCCGTTTACGAGAGAACGGTCGAGAACGTTCTGAGCGCCATCCAGGCGAGTAGAGACGTCTGGAGAATCGTTGACCTCAGCGAGGAGCCGCTCCCGCTCGTCGTTGCCGTTGTCACCGCCCTCCACGAGCTCGGCTACGTGGCCTTCGACGGCCCGAGCGTCGTCCTCACCCAGAGCGGCAGGAAGCTGGTGGAGAAGTATGGGATTGGCGCCAGAAAGGACTACACCTGCTCCCACTGCGAGGGCAAGACGGTCGAATTGGATGCCTTCAGCGACCTTCTCGAGCAGTTTAAGGAGATAGTCAAGGACAGGCCGCAGCCTAAGCATGACTTCGACCAGGCCTACGTTACCCCCGAGACGACCGTCGCCAGGATAGCCCTCATGCACACGCGCGGGGACCTTGAGAACAAGGAGGTCTTCGTCCTCGGCGATGACGACCTGACCAGCATAGCCCTTATGCTTAGCGGCCTGCCGAAGCGCATTGCCGTCCTCGACATAGACGAGCGCCTTGTGAAGTTCATCGAGAAGACCGCCGACGAGCTCGGCTACGAGAACATCGAGATGTTCACCTTCGACCTCCGCGAGCCGCTTCCCGACTACGCGCTCCACAAGTTCGACACCTTCATCACCGACCCGCCCGAGACGGTTGACGCCATAAGGGCATTCGTCGGCAGGGGAATAGCGACCCTCAAGGGGCCCGGCTGCGCCGGCTACTTCGGCATAACGAGGCGCGAGAGCTCGCTCGACAAATGGAGGGAAATCCAGAGGGTTCTCCTCAACGAGTTCGGAGTCGTCATCACCGACATCATCAGGAACTTCAACGAGTACGTGAACTGGGGCTACGAGGAGGAAACGCGCGCCTGGAAGCTCCTCCCGGTCAAGGTCAAGCCGTCCTACAACTGGTACAAGAGCTACATGTTCAGGATTCAGACCCTTGAGGGCTCGAAGGGCTTCGAGGAAAAGATAGAGATTGGCGACGAGCTCTACAACGACGAAGAGGCCTCGACGACATGA